A single region of the Raphanus sativus cultivar WK10039 chromosome 1, ASM80110v3, whole genome shotgun sequence genome encodes:
- the LOC108844130 gene encoding uncharacterized protein LOC108844130 has protein sequence MEREYRSEQHRVDKWRKALDCVSGKIGLTFDDKSLSESDFIKNVVKEILKLLQAISSVQAENCLVKKLPLKGETSAMKSDSFISSKAQKGILMRPPEAKIKSFTGSNSFAPHEAIASGRGPTHTGKMRVTLQIPTEPSKKGLEFDKNIKKSSWYKW, from the exons ATGGAGCGGGAGTATCGGTCTGAGCAACATAGAGTCGATAAATGGAGAAAAGCGTTGGATTGTGTCTCCGGTAAGATTGGGTTGACGTTCGATGATAAAAG CTTATCAGAGAgcgattttattaaaaatgtcgTTAAGGAGATCTTGAAATTGCTACAAGCCATTTCCTCGGTGCAAGCCGAAAATTGTCTTGTTAAGAAACTGCCATTAAAAGGAGAAACTTCTGCAATGAAATCGGATTCTTTCATATCCTCCAAGGCTCAAAAAGGAATCCTAATGAGACCACCTGAAGCCAAGATCAAAAGTTTCACTGGAAGCAACTCTTTCGCTCCTCATGAAGCCATTGCCTCGGGACGGGGTCCAACCCATACAGGAAAAATGCGTGTCACCCTTCAGATTCCCACCGAGCCTTCAAAGAAAGGCCTGGAGTTTgacaaaaacattaaaaagagTAGCTGGTATAAATGGTAA